The nucleotide window GCTTTCACCATAGCCATCGGGCAGGTCAGGCAGACCTACATCAACTGCTGCTAGTTCTTCGCGGGTTAAGTCGTTTTGCCCCACGTCAAACCTGGCAGCTTCGACAGCAGATTGAGCATCGTCTAGGGTGGCTGAAGGGGGCTGGACTGATTGAGAGGACGGTGATAGAGAGGACGGTGATGGAGAGGACGGTGATGGAGAGGACGGTGTAAAACGAGAAGTAATAGCGGCTCCTGCGATCGCCGCACCCGCCACGCCCGTTACATCCGCCAAGTCAGTATTCCAAAGAGGTTCTTCACTTGCAGATTCTTCAATAGGTGTTGGAACAGAAGCTTCTGCTGCTGACGTTTCCATCTCAATGGGAACCTCAGCTATAGGCTCCTGCACAACAGGCTCCTGCACTACGGGTGATACAGGTTCTTCTACTTTAGGCTCTTGTCCCACGGACGCTTCTACTAAAGGCGCTTGCGCAGATCCTTCAGTCTCTACTACCACTGCCTCAGGCGTAGACTCTTCAGGCAGAGGTGCTTCGTCGTCCCAAGGATTCGCTTCAACAGGGACATCTCTTCGAGGAATTGCCGACAGACCCGCGATCGCAGCGGCTCCAGCCGCTGCACCCATTGCTAACCCACTGACTCCAAACCTCTGAGATTCCTCACTTGCAGGCACCTCTCCTGAAGGCTCGCTTGTCAAAGGCTCGCTTGTCAAAGGCTCGCTTGTCAAAGGCTCGCTTGTCAAAGGCTCACTTGTTGAAGACTGAGTCGTCGATGTTTCTGGATGATTTCCACCATTCACACCATTAATTGCCACCCGATCGGCAGAAATAACCGATCCGGCTCTTTCTGCCAAACCCGCTCCATCAGTTGTGTTAGGAGGAGGTTCCACACTGACTGACTCTGTAGGTAACGGAGAGGTCGTTGCCTGAACCGAGGTGCGGCGGCGCTTAAGCCACCATCCCAGCAACAAGCCCAGTAAGGGTAATAGCAACCATCCTAACCAGGATGGTGTGTCTGCCGAATCGGGAGGTAGGGTGGCGACGGGCGCAGGTGCCTGGGTGACAACAGTATTTGGGTCAGTATTTGGGTCAGGAGTGGCAACAGCATTGGGATCAGGAGTGACAGAGGCTACTAGAGGCTGATCTGCTGGGGAAGTTCCTGCTGCTGGGGAAGCCCCTGAATTGGTTGCGGGGTCAGATGCGATCGCAGCAGCCTGTGCCGATCCGATGGCGGCTTGTCCTATGGCAGCCGTTGCCAGACCCAAGAACGTGGCTGCTGCTGGGCTGGGTGCAGTGCCCTGATAGACATACGCAAGCGGTTGGGAAAAAGGATAGCGTTGGTCAGAGGGCAGAACATCGTGCATCGGTACAATGCGCGCGCCTGGATAATCTTCTGGGCTAGCGTTTGGGTTGGCGATCGCGTAGCCAATTCCATCTGAGCCTAATTCTTTTAAGACCGTTGCTGTCGTATCATCAGTAAGCTTGACAGCGCTGGTTGCCGACTCAAACGGGCGGTTCTTAAAGACAGGATAGCGGCTGAAGGCGGTGCGAGTATCGCTGGAAACAGGGCGATCGACCACTCGAATAGCACCGGGAGCGCCTCCCACTTGTGACCAGTCTGTAATTTCGCCACGGAAAATTTGGGCAAATTGTGAGGTCGTTAAACTGCCTTGAAAAGCATTCTCTTCACCCACCAAGATCGCAATTTTGTTGCGACTCACGGGAATTTCTACCAACCCCTGAGCCTTTTCAGCATCGGTCAAAGGACGACCGATCGCCGCTAAGTCAACGTTGCCAGCTAACAAAGCCTGAATGCCTTCATCAGTTCCGGTGTATTTCACATCAACCGTTGTTCCTGCATACTGACTCTCAAACTTTTGTTTAAGCGCAGTATTGGCGATCGTCATGCTAGTAGAACCCTCAATTTTGACGGTTGTCTCAGGCGACACCGAAGGTTGCAGTGGGAAAGGAGGGGTAGATTGCGCTAAGAGCGGACTCGTCAACAGAGGCAGACGATTTGCTAAAGCTTTGGGCACTCCTGCAACTGAAAGCAGCAGAGCCAACGTCAATACAGAGGAACTTCTTTTTTGAAAGGTCATAAAGAATATACAGGCGAAATTTAGATAGCTCTATTAGCAGTTAATTTTTGCACAAGGTCATTGTAAAAAAGTTAATTTTTACACAT belongs to Timaviella obliquedivisa GSE-PSE-MK23-08B and includes:
- a CDS encoding DUF4912 domain-containing protein, which produces MTFQKRSSSVLTLALLLSVAGVPKALANRLPLLTSPLLAQSTPPFPLQPSVSPETTVKIEGSTSMTIANTALKQKFESQYAGTTVDVKYTGTDEGIQALLAGNVDLAAIGRPLTDAEKAQGLVEIPVSRNKIAILVGEENAFQGSLTTSQFAQIFRGEITDWSQVGGAPGAIRVVDRPVSSDTRTAFSRYPVFKNRPFESATSAVKLTDDTTATVLKELGSDGIGYAIANPNASPEDYPGARIVPMHDVLPSDQRYPFSQPLAYVYQGTAPSPAAATFLGLATAAIGQAAIGSAQAAAIASDPATNSGASPAAGTSPADQPLVASVTPDPNAVATPDPNTDPNTVVTQAPAPVATLPPDSADTPSWLGWLLLPLLGLLLGWWLKRRRTSVQATTSPLPTESVSVEPPPNTTDGAGLAERAGSVISADRVAINGVNGGNHPETSTTQSSTSEPLTSEPLTSEPLTSEPLTSEPSGEVPASEESQRFGVSGLAMGAAAGAAAIAGLSAIPRRDVPVEANPWDDEAPLPEESTPEAVVVETEGSAQAPLVEASVGQEPKVEEPVSPVVQEPVVQEPIAEVPIEMETSAAEASVPTPIEESASEEPLWNTDLADVTGVAGAAIAGAAITSRFTPSSPSPSSPSPSSLSPSSQSVQPPSATLDDAQSAVEAARFDVGQNDLTREELAAVDVGLPDLPDGYGESQIVLIPRDPHWAYAYWDVPQSHREEVRRQGGTRLALRLYDVTDIDLTVTNSHSLQQFECEEFARDWYLPVPVSDRDYRAEIGYLTADGQWLLLARSLPIRIPPVYPSDWVDDQEITLNWDDTLKDKTFLELSPPRSSRTFQTIPTTYHLAQAAEAQRVAGSIFGSVQQVPSVSSFVTQSGVGMSGVGMSGVGIGMGMSGVGMSGVGIGMGMSGVGMSGIGIGMGMSGVGMSGVGIGMGMSGVGMSGVGIGMGMSGVGMSGVGIGMGMSGVGMSGIGMMSGQNMSGIGMSGIGMMSGIGFASIPPIRPRQFWLVADAELIVYGATEPDAKLTIGGQPIQLNPDGTFRIQLSFQDGVLDFPIMAIAADGEQNRSVHLNFKRETPSRNTNTKEEAQDEWGNWGI